The genomic stretch GGTTTCCATCCGTGGCGGTTGTTCCACATCGGCAATCTCTTCCAAATCGCCTTTAAGTCGTAAAAGCAAACTTCTACCAAGGTCGGTATGAAGCATCTCGCGGCCTCGGAACCGCACGGTCGCGCGAACCTTCCACCCATTTTTCAAAAAATCTTCGACATGCCGCTTTTTGAACTGATAGTCGTGTTCCGCGGTAT from Candidatus Poribacteria bacterium encodes the following:
- the infC gene encoding translation initiation factor IF-3; this translates as PPVCKIMDYGKYQYEKNKRAREARKKQSKVVLKGMQFRPDTAEHDYQFKKRHVEDFLKNGWKVRATVRFRGREMLHTDLGRSLLLRLKGDLEEIADVEQPPRMETRIMSMILAPKSV